One Apis cerana isolate GH-2021 linkage group LG15, AcerK_1.0, whole genome shotgun sequence DNA window includes the following coding sequences:
- the LOC107996355 gene encoding uncharacterized protein LOC107996355 isoform X3: MSRCKCPKSDTKTTEHHSPYFEDITTKMEERRCDLLGRHKYLKDKITTMERSIPALMAYNMWMSKKCENAPYCKIREIMKKFAPYPDQTEKLLENLKNTVKNLNKETDELHEKIIQADVKLEETEMELESLELMNKELNDTVNKLEKEIRSYTTPSLHSIHSEDLLCLSKIRQLAKEELNLKNCIKELEQKETIFKEHMDRLLTSKEYQNICDRRKIISCIQDLNDKKTSYMRKKYACSNQNDYESNKKQGQKQTRHNDILISTSGQNIKQDQETNPKLPEKKVKERSSWMSNWWAGNQKSGMEQMKSANPTTLNKMENPTSEKSKDDKSSTFKSKSAQCHRPCFTSQDFEYILKKVCMPKLIPPCNISCITSLRKPFCEQPRYKMEEHGIRTGCKPHMLSYDLKGPCEICPLLPCNIRSIGNCRCNCKGKCANGLSDTPCNCSDEPLDPSEEYQPTIKQLADLSKVEDSEDSEYCECCLCGCEDNDEYLCECNKI; encoded by the exons ATGTCTCGATGTAAAT gtCCAAAATCAGATACAAAAACGACCGAGCACCATTCGCCGTATTTCGAGGATATAACGACGAAAATGGAGGAACGTCGTTGCGATCTTCTTGGTcggcataaatatttaaaagataaaatcacgACAATGGAACGATCAATTCCGGCATTGATGGCATATAATATGTGGATGTCAAAGAAATGTGAAAATGCGCCGTATTGTAAAATCCGCGAGATCATGAAGAAATTCGCTCCTTATCCGGACCAAACTGAAAAACTTCTCGAAAATCTAAAGAATACGGTGAAGAATTTGAACAAGGAGACCGATGAGTTGCAT gaaAAAATCATTCAAGCTGATGTTAAATTAGAAGAAACGGAAATGGAATTAGAATCTTTGGAACTTATGAATAAGGAATTGAACGATACagtaaataaattagagaaagaaataCGATCTTATACTACTCCAAGTCTTCATTCGATACATTCCGAAGACTTACTTTGTTTATCAAAGATTCGTCAATTAgctaaagaagaattaaatttgaagaattgtaTTAAAGAATTAGAACAGAaggaaacgatatttaaagaaCATATGGATCGATTGTTGACATCTAaggaatatcaaaatatttgtgatcgaagaaaaattataagttgtATTCAAGATTTAAACGATAAGAAAACATCTTATATGCGTAAAAAATATGCATGTTCTAATCAAAATGATTATGAGTCGAACAAAAAGCAAGGACAGAAACAAACt AGacataatgatatattgattTCTACATCGggacaaaatattaaacaggACCAAGAAACTAATCCAAAATTAcctgaaaaaaaagttaaagaaaGATCTTCCTGGATGTCAAATTGGTGGGCAGGCAATCAGAAATCGGGAATGGAACAGATGAAAAGTGCAAATCCTACGACattaaat aaAATGGAAAACCCTACTTCTGAGAAGTCAAAAGATGATAAATCATCaacatttaaatcaaaatcggCACAATGTCATCGTCCTTGTTTCACTTCTCaggattttgaatatattttaaaaaaagtttgtatGCCTAAACTTATTCCTCCTTGCAATATTTCCTGCATTACATCTTTAAGAAAGCCTTTTTGCGAACAACCACGTTATAAAATGGAAGAACATG gtaTTCGTACAGGATGCAAACCACACATGTTATCTTATGATCTCAAAGGTCCCTGTGAAATTTGTCCTTTATTGCCTTGCAATATACGTTCAATCGGAAATTGCAGATGCAATTGTAAGGGGAAATGCGCAAATGGATTATCAGATACACCATGTAATTGCAGTGATGAACCATTAGATCCTTCGGAAGAATATCAACCAACCATAAAGCAACTAGCTGATTTATCAAAAGTAGAAGACAGTGAAGACAGTGAATATTGCGAATGTTGCTTATGCGGTTGTGAAGAcaatgatgaatatttatgcgaatgcaataaaatataa
- the LOC107996355 gene encoding uncharacterized protein LOC107996355 isoform X2 has protein sequence MSCMYGTIEIQRLIQRVNLSEKIIQADVKLEETEMELESLELMNKELNDTVNKLEKEIRSYTTPSLHSIHSEDLLCLSKIRQLAKEELNLKNCIKELEQKETIFKEHMDRLLTSKEYQNICDRRKIISCIQDLNDKKTSYMRKKYACSNQNDYESNKKQGQKQTRHNDILISTSGQNIKQDQETNPKLPEKKVKERSSWMSNWWAGNQKSGMEQMKSANPTTLNKMENPTSEKSKDDKSSTFKSKSAQCHRPCFTSQDFEYILKKVCMPKLIPPCNISCITSLRKPFCEQPRYKMEEHGCKPHMLSYDLKGPCEICPLLPCNIRSIGNCRCNCKGKCANGLSDTPCNCSDEPLDPSEEYQPTIKQLADLSKVEDSEDSEYCECCLCGCEDNDEYLCECNKI, from the exons ATGAGTTGCATGTACGGAACGATTGAAATTCAGCGATTAATTCAGCGGGTAAATCTTAGT gaaAAAATCATTCAAGCTGATGTTAAATTAGAAGAAACGGAAATGGAATTAGAATCTTTGGAACTTATGAATAAGGAATTGAACGATACagtaaataaattagagaaagaaataCGATCTTATACTACTCCAAGTCTTCATTCGATACATTCCGAAGACTTACTTTGTTTATCAAAGATTCGTCAATTAgctaaagaagaattaaatttgaagaattgtaTTAAAGAATTAGAACAGAaggaaacgatatttaaagaaCATATGGATCGATTGTTGACATCTAaggaatatcaaaatatttgtgatcgaagaaaaattataagttgtATTCAAGATTTAAACGATAAGAAAACATCTTATATGCGTAAAAAATATGCATGTTCTAATCAAAATGATTATGAGTCGAACAAAAAGCAAGGACAGAAACAAACt AGacataatgatatattgattTCTACATCGggacaaaatattaaacaggACCAAGAAACTAATCCAAAATTAcctgaaaaaaaagttaaagaaaGATCTTCCTGGATGTCAAATTGGTGGGCAGGCAATCAGAAATCGGGAATGGAACAGATGAAAAGTGCAAATCCTACGACattaaat aaAATGGAAAACCCTACTTCTGAGAAGTCAAAAGATGATAAATCATCaacatttaaatcaaaatcggCACAATGTCATCGTCCTTGTTTCACTTCTCaggattttgaatatattttaaaaaaagtttgtatGCCTAAACTTATTCCTCCTTGCAATATTTCCTGCATTACATCTTTAAGAAAGCCTTTTTGCGAACAACCACGTTATAAAATGGAAGAACATG GATGCAAACCACACATGTTATCTTATGATCTCAAAGGTCCCTGTGAAATTTGTCCTTTATTGCCTTGCAATATACGTTCAATCGGAAATTGCAGATGCAATTGTAAGGGGAAATGCGCAAATGGATTATCAGATACACCATGTAATTGCAGTGATGAACCATTAGATCCTTCGGAAGAATATCAACCAACCATAAAGCAACTAGCTGATTTATCAAAAGTAGAAGACAGTGAAGACAGTGAATATTGCGAATGTTGCTTATGCGGTTGTGAAGAcaatgatgaatatttatgcgaatgcaataaaatataa
- the LOC107996355 gene encoding uncharacterized protein LOC107996355 isoform X1, which translates to MSCMYGTIEIQRLIQRVNLSEKIIQADVKLEETEMELESLELMNKELNDTVNKLEKEIRSYTTPSLHSIHSEDLLCLSKIRQLAKEELNLKNCIKELEQKETIFKEHMDRLLTSKEYQNICDRRKIISCIQDLNDKKTSYMRKKYACSNQNDYESNKKQGQKQTRHNDILISTSGQNIKQDQETNPKLPEKKVKERSSWMSNWWAGNQKSGMEQMKSANPTTLNKMENPTSEKSKDDKSSTFKSKSAQCHRPCFTSQDFEYILKKVCMPKLIPPCNISCITSLRKPFCEQPRYKMEEHGIRTGCKPHMLSYDLKGPCEICPLLPCNIRSIGNCRCNCKGKCANGLSDTPCNCSDEPLDPSEEYQPTIKQLADLSKVEDSEDSEYCECCLCGCEDNDEYLCECNKI; encoded by the exons ATGAGTTGCATGTACGGAACGATTGAAATTCAGCGATTAATTCAGCGGGTAAATCTTAGT gaaAAAATCATTCAAGCTGATGTTAAATTAGAAGAAACGGAAATGGAATTAGAATCTTTGGAACTTATGAATAAGGAATTGAACGATACagtaaataaattagagaaagaaataCGATCTTATACTACTCCAAGTCTTCATTCGATACATTCCGAAGACTTACTTTGTTTATCAAAGATTCGTCAATTAgctaaagaagaattaaatttgaagaattgtaTTAAAGAATTAGAACAGAaggaaacgatatttaaagaaCATATGGATCGATTGTTGACATCTAaggaatatcaaaatatttgtgatcgaagaaaaattataagttgtATTCAAGATTTAAACGATAAGAAAACATCTTATATGCGTAAAAAATATGCATGTTCTAATCAAAATGATTATGAGTCGAACAAAAAGCAAGGACAGAAACAAACt AGacataatgatatattgattTCTACATCGggacaaaatattaaacaggACCAAGAAACTAATCCAAAATTAcctgaaaaaaaagttaaagaaaGATCTTCCTGGATGTCAAATTGGTGGGCAGGCAATCAGAAATCGGGAATGGAACAGATGAAAAGTGCAAATCCTACGACattaaat aaAATGGAAAACCCTACTTCTGAGAAGTCAAAAGATGATAAATCATCaacatttaaatcaaaatcggCACAATGTCATCGTCCTTGTTTCACTTCTCaggattttgaatatattttaaaaaaagtttgtatGCCTAAACTTATTCCTCCTTGCAATATTTCCTGCATTACATCTTTAAGAAAGCCTTTTTGCGAACAACCACGTTATAAAATGGAAGAACATG gtaTTCGTACAGGATGCAAACCACACATGTTATCTTATGATCTCAAAGGTCCCTGTGAAATTTGTCCTTTATTGCCTTGCAATATACGTTCAATCGGAAATTGCAGATGCAATTGTAAGGGGAAATGCGCAAATGGATTATCAGATACACCATGTAATTGCAGTGATGAACCATTAGATCCTTCGGAAGAATATCAACCAACCATAAAGCAACTAGCTGATTTATCAAAAGTAGAAGACAGTGAAGACAGTGAATATTGCGAATGTTGCTTATGCGGTTGTGAAGAcaatgatgaatatttatgcgaatgcaataaaatataa
- the LOC107996357 gene encoding large ribosomal subunit protein mL43 produces the protein MSNKYLFQKCGFLRAPFAIGVGRYVCQLQRVTIKFCKSHGASLGVRNFIEYDLINYAKENPGVVVYVKPRRHKHPILKAEYLNGETHWMSIANYSREDIIQWMELLKTQYHNGPDYRLLKLWHTDFPSIQGPWTPFTFKEPSLNQIQFPNKKFGECIKLEPTATEELIRLFKEQQEAEKLNEENKIQENIN, from the exons AtgtcaaataaatatctatttcaaaaatgtgGATTTTTGCGTGCACCCTTTGCTATTGGTGTTGGTCGTTATGTGTGTCAATTACAAAGAgtaactataaaattttgtaaaagtcACGGTGCTAGTCTTGGAGTTAg gaattttatagaatatgacttaattaattatgcaaaagAAAATCCTGGAGTTGTAGTATATGTCAAACCAAGAAGACATAAACATCCAATTTTAAAAGCGGAATATT TAAATGGAGAGACACATTGGATGTCTATTGCTAATTATAGTAGAGAGGATATTATACAATGgatggaattattaaaaactcaGTACCATAATGGTCCAGATTACAGATTACTTAAATTATGGCATACAGATTTTCCTTCTATTCAAGGACCTTGGACACCTTTTACTTTTAAAGAACCATCTTtgaatcaaattcaatttccaaat aaaaaatttgggGAATGTATCAAATTGGAACCAACAGCTACAGAGGAATTGATTAGGTTGTTTAAAGAACAACAAGAAGCCGAAAAGCtcaatgaagaaaataagattcaagaaaatattaattaa
- the LOC107996354 gene encoding glycerol-3-phosphate acyltransferase 3 isoform X3: protein MAPLWMVMSLAVSLLLTPFLMFLLAIIFLASIGKSLGVRRLYIKLLLTLFEYGRQNIENVKKKNGTWTENDQDADEENESRHIEKQNVQNWKTENDMQNGMLSSNVIARSTDLILVPEPEMQNHKNHLEETKTESSQTSTTSLMRRDSFETLKREFKPAICLDYIKAGVEAIIEDEVTSRFEAEELKNWNLLTRTNRHYEFISWKLTVIWMCGFVMRYCFLLPLRIFICFVGVMWLTACTAVVGYVPEGSFKRWLNYKVSIMCFGVLSSALSSVITYHNPENRPIRGICVANHTSPIDVLVLMCDNCYSLIGQRHGGFLGILQRALARASPHIWFERCEVKDREAVTKRLKKHISDPTNPPILIFPEGTCINNTSVMQFKKGSFEVGGVIYPVAIKYDPRFGDAFWNSSRYSMIQYLYMTMSSWAIVCDVWYLPPMYRNEGESAIDFANRVKSVIARQGGLVDLQWDGQLKRTKPKKEWREKQQEEFSKRLKAE, encoded by the exons ATGGCGCCGTTGTGGATGGTGATGTCGTTAGCTGTTTCTTTACTTTTGACACCTTTTCTTATGTTTTTACTGGCCATAATCTTTTTGGCATCTATCGGAAAATCACTTGGGGTtagaagattatatataaaattgctgCTAACACTTTTTGAG tatGGCAGACAAAATATAGAGaacgtaaaaaagaaaaacggtaCTTGGACAGAAAATGACCAGGATGCCGATGAAGAAAACGAATCGCGGCATATCGAGAAACAGAATGTACAGAATTGGAAAACGGAAAACGATATGCAAAATGGGATGTTAAGTAGCAATGTAATAGCCAGATCGACAGATTTGATTTTGGTACCTGAGCCGGAAATGCagaatcataaaaatcatctGGAAGAAACAAAAACAGAAAGTTCTCAAACATCTACaact agtcTTATGCGTAGAGATTCATTTGAAACACTAAAAAGAGAATTCAAACCTGCAATCTGTTTGGATTATATTAAAGCTGGTGTAGAGGCTATTATTGAAGATGAGGTGACATCTCGTTTTGAGGCAGAAGAATTgaag aaTTGGAATCTATTAACTAGAACAAATAGACATTATGAATTCATTTCCTGGAAGCTAACAGTAATATGGATGTGTGGATTTGTTATGCGGTACTGCTTTCTTCTTCCCTTAAGAATATTCATTTGTTTTGTTGGG GTAATGTGGCTGACAGCATGTACAGCTGTTGTGGGGTATGTCCCAGAGGGCAGTTTCAAGCGAtggttaaattataaagtttccATAATGTGCTTTGGTGTATTGTCCAGTGCGCTATCTTCAGTAATAACTTATCATAACCCAGAAAATCGTCCTATTAGGGGTATCTGTGTGGCAAATCACACTTCTCCTATAGATGTCTTAGTACTGATGTGCGATAATTGCTATTCTTTG ataggTCAAAGGCATGGTGGATTTTTAGGAATTCTACAAAGAGCTTTAGCACGTGCATCACCGCATATTTGGTTTGAACGATGTGAAGTTAAAGATAGAGAAGCTGTTACAAAAcg attaaaaaaacatatttctgATCCTACAAATCCACCTATACTTATTTTTCCTGAAGGcacttgtataaataatacatcagttatgcaatttaaaaaaggaagttTTGAAGTTGGTGGTGTAATCTATCCTGTTGCAATAAAG TATGACCCAAGATTTGGAGATGCATTCTGGAATAGTAGTCGATATTCtatgattcaatatttatacatgaCTATGTCGAGTTGGGCTATAGTTTGTGATGTTTGGTATCTTCCTCCGATGTATAGAAATGAGGGAGAGAGCGCTATTGACTTTGCAAATAGAGTAAAGTCTGTGATAGCAAGACAAGGTGGTTTAGTAGATTTACAATG ggaTGGTCAACTTAAACGAACAAAACCGAAAAAGGAATGGCGAGAAAAACAACAAGAAGAATTTAGTAAACGACTTAAAGCCGAATAA
- the LOC107996354 gene encoding glycerol-3-phosphate acyltransferase 3-like isoform X1 → MAPLWMVMSLAVSLLLTPFLMFLLAIIFLASIGKSLGVRRLYIKLLLTLFEYGRQNIENVKKKNGTWTENDQDADEENESRHIEKQNVQNWKTENDMQNGMLSSNVIARSTDLILVPEPEMQNHKNHLEETKTESSQTSTTSLMRRDSFETLKREFKPAICLDYIKAGVEAIIEDEVTSRFEAEELKNWNLLTRTNRHYEFISWKLTVIWMCGFVMRYCFLLPLRIFICFVGVLYIVITTFLIGFLPNGFIKKWIYNKASIIAFTILSQSISATITIHNPEYKPKSGGMCVANHTSTIDVSILSTQTTFSLVMWLTACTAVVGYVPEGSFKRWLNYKVSIMCFGVLSSALSSVITYHNPENRPIRGICVANHTSPIDVLVLMCDNCYSLIGQRHGGFLGILQRALARASPHIWFERCEVKDREAVTKRLKKHISDPTNPPILIFPEGTCINNTSVMQFKKGSFEVGGVIYPVAIKYDPRFGDAFWNSSRYSMIQYLYMTMSSWAIVCDVWYLPPMYRNEGESAIDFANRVKSVIARQGGLVDLQWDGQLKRTKPKKEWREKQQEEFSKRLKAE, encoded by the exons ATGGCGCCGTTGTGGATGGTGATGTCGTTAGCTGTTTCTTTACTTTTGACACCTTTTCTTATGTTTTTACTGGCCATAATCTTTTTGGCATCTATCGGAAAATCACTTGGGGTtagaagattatatataaaattgctgCTAACACTTTTTGAG tatGGCAGACAAAATATAGAGaacgtaaaaaagaaaaacggtaCTTGGACAGAAAATGACCAGGATGCCGATGAAGAAAACGAATCGCGGCATATCGAGAAACAGAATGTACAGAATTGGAAAACGGAAAACGATATGCAAAATGGGATGTTAAGTAGCAATGTAATAGCCAGATCGACAGATTTGATTTTGGTACCTGAGCCGGAAATGCagaatcataaaaatcatctGGAAGAAACAAAAACAGAAAGTTCTCAAACATCTACaact agtcTTATGCGTAGAGATTCATTTGAAACACTAAAAAGAGAATTCAAACCTGCAATCTGTTTGGATTATATTAAAGCTGGTGTAGAGGCTATTATTGAAGATGAGGTGACATCTCGTTTTGAGGCAGAAGAATTgaag aaTTGGAATCTATTAACTAGAACAAATAGACATTATGAATTCATTTCCTGGAAGCTAACAGTAATATGGATGTGTGGATTTGTTATGCGGTACTGCTTTCTTCTTCCCTTAAGAATATTCATTTGTTTTGTTGGG GTACTGTATATTGTAATTACAACATTTCTTATTGGCTTCTTACCAAATggttttataaagaaatggaTATACAACAAAGCTAGTATCATAGCATTCACAATATTATCACAATCTATATCAGCTACAATTACAATTCATAATCCAGAATATAAACCAAAATCTGGAGGAATGTGTGTAGCAAATCACACTTCCACAATCGACGTGTCCATCTTATCCACACAAACAACATTCTCTTTg GTAATGTGGCTGACAGCATGTACAGCTGTTGTGGGGTATGTCCCAGAGGGCAGTTTCAAGCGAtggttaaattataaagtttccATAATGTGCTTTGGTGTATTGTCCAGTGCGCTATCTTCAGTAATAACTTATCATAACCCAGAAAATCGTCCTATTAGGGGTATCTGTGTGGCAAATCACACTTCTCCTATAGATGTCTTAGTACTGATGTGCGATAATTGCTATTCTTTG ataggTCAAAGGCATGGTGGATTTTTAGGAATTCTACAAAGAGCTTTAGCACGTGCATCACCGCATATTTGGTTTGAACGATGTGAAGTTAAAGATAGAGAAGCTGTTACAAAAcg attaaaaaaacatatttctgATCCTACAAATCCACCTATACTTATTTTTCCTGAAGGcacttgtataaataatacatcagttatgcaatttaaaaaaggaagttTTGAAGTTGGTGGTGTAATCTATCCTGTTGCAATAAAG TATGACCCAAGATTTGGAGATGCATTCTGGAATAGTAGTCGATATTCtatgattcaatatttatacatgaCTATGTCGAGTTGGGCTATAGTTTGTGATGTTTGGTATCTTCCTCCGATGTATAGAAATGAGGGAGAGAGCGCTATTGACTTTGCAAATAGAGTAAAGTCTGTGATAGCAAGACAAGGTGGTTTAGTAGATTTACAATG ggaTGGTCAACTTAAACGAACAAAACCGAAAAAGGAATGGCGAGAAAAACAACAAGAAGAATTTAGTAAACGACTTAAAGCCGAATAA
- the LOC107996354 gene encoding glycerol-3-phosphate acyltransferase 3 isoform X2, giving the protein MAPLWMVMSLAVSLLLTPFLMFLLAIIFLASIGKSLGVRRLYIKLLLTLFEYGRQNIENVKKKNGTWTENDQDADEENESRHIEKQNVQNWKTENDMQNGMLSSNVIARSTDLILVPEPEMQNHKNHLEETKTESSQTSTTSLMRRDSFETLKREFKPAICLDYIKAGVEAIIEDEVTSRFEAEELKNWNLLTRTNRHYEFISWKLTVIWMCGFVMRYCFLLPLRIFICFVGVLYIVITTFLIGFLPNGFIKKWIYNKASIIAFTILSQSISATITIHNPEYKPKSGGMCVANHTSTIDVSILSTQTTFSLIGQRHGGFLGILQRALARASPHIWFERCEVKDREAVTKRLKKHISDPTNPPILIFPEGTCINNTSVMQFKKGSFEVGGVIYPVAIKYDPRFGDAFWNSSRYSMIQYLYMTMSSWAIVCDVWYLPPMYRNEGESAIDFANRVKSVIARQGGLVDLQWDGQLKRTKPKKEWREKQQEEFSKRLKAE; this is encoded by the exons ATGGCGCCGTTGTGGATGGTGATGTCGTTAGCTGTTTCTTTACTTTTGACACCTTTTCTTATGTTTTTACTGGCCATAATCTTTTTGGCATCTATCGGAAAATCACTTGGGGTtagaagattatatataaaattgctgCTAACACTTTTTGAG tatGGCAGACAAAATATAGAGaacgtaaaaaagaaaaacggtaCTTGGACAGAAAATGACCAGGATGCCGATGAAGAAAACGAATCGCGGCATATCGAGAAACAGAATGTACAGAATTGGAAAACGGAAAACGATATGCAAAATGGGATGTTAAGTAGCAATGTAATAGCCAGATCGACAGATTTGATTTTGGTACCTGAGCCGGAAATGCagaatcataaaaatcatctGGAAGAAACAAAAACAGAAAGTTCTCAAACATCTACaact agtcTTATGCGTAGAGATTCATTTGAAACACTAAAAAGAGAATTCAAACCTGCAATCTGTTTGGATTATATTAAAGCTGGTGTAGAGGCTATTATTGAAGATGAGGTGACATCTCGTTTTGAGGCAGAAGAATTgaag aaTTGGAATCTATTAACTAGAACAAATAGACATTATGAATTCATTTCCTGGAAGCTAACAGTAATATGGATGTGTGGATTTGTTATGCGGTACTGCTTTCTTCTTCCCTTAAGAATATTCATTTGTTTTGTTGGG GTACTGTATATTGTAATTACAACATTTCTTATTGGCTTCTTACCAAATggttttataaagaaatggaTATACAACAAAGCTAGTATCATAGCATTCACAATATTATCACAATCTATATCAGCTACAATTACAATTCATAATCCAGAATATAAACCAAAATCTGGAGGAATGTGTGTAGCAAATCACACTTCCACAATCGACGTGTCCATCTTATCCACACAAACAACATTCTCTTTg ataggTCAAAGGCATGGTGGATTTTTAGGAATTCTACAAAGAGCTTTAGCACGTGCATCACCGCATATTTGGTTTGAACGATGTGAAGTTAAAGATAGAGAAGCTGTTACAAAAcg attaaaaaaacatatttctgATCCTACAAATCCACCTATACTTATTTTTCCTGAAGGcacttgtataaataatacatcagttatgcaatttaaaaaaggaagttTTGAAGTTGGTGGTGTAATCTATCCTGTTGCAATAAAG TATGACCCAAGATTTGGAGATGCATTCTGGAATAGTAGTCGATATTCtatgattcaatatttatacatgaCTATGTCGAGTTGGGCTATAGTTTGTGATGTTTGGTATCTTCCTCCGATGTATAGAAATGAGGGAGAGAGCGCTATTGACTTTGCAAATAGAGTAAAGTCTGTGATAGCAAGACAAGGTGGTTTAGTAGATTTACAATG ggaTGGTCAACTTAAACGAACAAAACCGAAAAAGGAATGGCGAGAAAAACAACAAGAAGAATTTAGTAAACGACTTAAAGCCGAATAA
- the LOC107996354 gene encoding glycerol-3-phosphate acyltransferase 4 isoform X4, translated as MAPLWMVMSLAVSLLLTPFLMFLLAIIFLASIGKSLGVRRLYIKLLLTLFEYGRQNIENVKKKNGTWTENDQDADEENESRHIEKQNVQNWKTENDMQNGMLSSNVIARSTDLILVPEPEMQNHKNHLEETKTESSQTSTTSLMRRDSFETLKREFKPAICLDYIKAGVEAIIEDEVTSRFEAEELKNWNLLTRTNRHYEFISWKLTVIWMCGFVMRYCFLLPLRIFICFVGIGQRHGGFLGILQRALARASPHIWFERCEVKDREAVTKRLKKHISDPTNPPILIFPEGTCINNTSVMQFKKGSFEVGGVIYPVAIKYDPRFGDAFWNSSRYSMIQYLYMTMSSWAIVCDVWYLPPMYRNEGESAIDFANRVKSVIARQGGLVDLQWDGQLKRTKPKKEWREKQQEEFSKRLKAE; from the exons ATGGCGCCGTTGTGGATGGTGATGTCGTTAGCTGTTTCTTTACTTTTGACACCTTTTCTTATGTTTTTACTGGCCATAATCTTTTTGGCATCTATCGGAAAATCACTTGGGGTtagaagattatatataaaattgctgCTAACACTTTTTGAG tatGGCAGACAAAATATAGAGaacgtaaaaaagaaaaacggtaCTTGGACAGAAAATGACCAGGATGCCGATGAAGAAAACGAATCGCGGCATATCGAGAAACAGAATGTACAGAATTGGAAAACGGAAAACGATATGCAAAATGGGATGTTAAGTAGCAATGTAATAGCCAGATCGACAGATTTGATTTTGGTACCTGAGCCGGAAATGCagaatcataaaaatcatctGGAAGAAACAAAAACAGAAAGTTCTCAAACATCTACaact agtcTTATGCGTAGAGATTCATTTGAAACACTAAAAAGAGAATTCAAACCTGCAATCTGTTTGGATTATATTAAAGCTGGTGTAGAGGCTATTATTGAAGATGAGGTGACATCTCGTTTTGAGGCAGAAGAATTgaag aaTTGGAATCTATTAACTAGAACAAATAGACATTATGAATTCATTTCCTGGAAGCTAACAGTAATATGGATGTGTGGATTTGTTATGCGGTACTGCTTTCTTCTTCCCTTAAGAATATTCATTTGTTTTGTTGGG ataggTCAAAGGCATGGTGGATTTTTAGGAATTCTACAAAGAGCTTTAGCACGTGCATCACCGCATATTTGGTTTGAACGATGTGAAGTTAAAGATAGAGAAGCTGTTACAAAAcg attaaaaaaacatatttctgATCCTACAAATCCACCTATACTTATTTTTCCTGAAGGcacttgtataaataatacatcagttatgcaatttaaaaaaggaagttTTGAAGTTGGTGGTGTAATCTATCCTGTTGCAATAAAG TATGACCCAAGATTTGGAGATGCATTCTGGAATAGTAGTCGATATTCtatgattcaatatttatacatgaCTATGTCGAGTTGGGCTATAGTTTGTGATGTTTGGTATCTTCCTCCGATGTATAGAAATGAGGGAGAGAGCGCTATTGACTTTGCAAATAGAGTAAAGTCTGTGATAGCAAGACAAGGTGGTTTAGTAGATTTACAATG ggaTGGTCAACTTAAACGAACAAAACCGAAAAAGGAATGGCGAGAAAAACAACAAGAAGAATTTAGTAAACGACTTAAAGCCGAATAA